The DNA window TGGTGGGGGACGTGATTATACAGGCACTATTGCAAGTCAGAAGATGACACCAAAGTGTCAGCCATCATTAAAACACATCCTTTGCCCCAATTTCAGATCTTTGGGGAATTCTCTCCCAAATGCTTCTTCTGTGttaaaacttattattttatcctAGCAAATTATAAACTGTattgtttatttgaataaatgtcatAAGAAATCTCATTTTTGGGAGTACTGTGTGAGTCATTAGAGTAGGTCCAGTCTCAAGTGTAATTATTACTCGAACATCCAAGATGCATTTCTGCGctgtgtgttttgcagtttaGAGTACTACTACAGACCTTGGCAGAGCTGTGTCTTCCAGGATAGCAAAATAACTTTATGCTAACTTTCATGATTAACTTTGATTCTGGCTAAAAatgttaagcttttttttttttttttgcaccaggtTTACTTGCACATTGTACGATGCAGAACAGGTGGTTGTTTGTATGATGTCAGTTTTGAATTAATTTTGTCCCTGAAGTCAGAAAACTGATAATGACACAAGGAGATTGGATGGAGGAtaggctattttttttattattatttctttctctaaGCTGTCCTGCAGTAACACCAGCTCTAGCTGTGATCATTAGGCTAACGTGCTCCCCAGggctctctctgttttcattgtgtCTGCTGGTGGTTCATGAACATTTCAACTTAAGTTTTGAAGTAACAGAAGCAGCTACTTACATTAAATGGAGACATCCAaaaacttttaatacttttctaCATATCTTTTCTTTATGCTATTAAAGGTGTTTTATTTCCtattagtgtaaaaaaaaaaaatgtgagggggggaaaaatagatgtctgttttggagaaaatattaaagtgcAAAATGTTGCAAACATCCTTCTGGCATGGGTGGTTGTTTGATAATGGACACAATGTTTATTGTGGTACCTACCATTttcattaccaaaaaaaaaaaagccttgccACTATGTGATACTCCTTAAACCGtgtccttaaaaaaataaataaccacattATAGTAGAATTACCAACAATACACTTTAAGAGGAAATGTGTAACTTTACCTTCTGCCACCAGGTGGAGACAACCAACCTGTATACGTTATACATTTTCTTATCTTACAATATACAAAACTGCCCAGTTTTATCATTAACATGACCCTCACCGTGATATTTATGGCACAGTATTCCCAACTGTGGGCTGACAGATATACACCCAGATTCTACAATGGCATCGGTAACAAGCTCAAGATTGAATTGATTCTATTTAAAGAGTTGTTAACGAGGGGTGGAAGTAAATCGCTGGCACAGATAAGGCGACACAATGACGTGAATGAAAGACATTTATTAAGACAGTAGTGAGGCAAATATTAACAATCGGCAGAAGTTTAAGAAAAATcatggaaaattaaaatatggtTTGAGGTTCAGTCGTAGAagttagtggaaaaaaaaatgcaccatcACGTTGGGACATATCTCAGCGTGTCATTTATAGAGCTTCGGGTTCACCAGCTAACACCAGTGGCAGTCATCAGCATATGTGTCTGGCACTGTCTGacagtgaaacataaaaaaaaaaaaaaaaaaggtcaattgCTTACAATGATATAAAACAATATCTACCGGTCACTGAATTCAGTCtgaattatactttttttttgctcaaattGGATCAAGgtaactttaaaaatatatatatataaatacaaaactcCGTAGTTTTTTATGTTGgtttaagaattaaaaacagTGACGATAAGGCATttcttttacataaaaaaaaaaaacaaaaaaaaacaagccagtgTGGGTCAAACTTGATAAGAGTTTTAAAAAgtacacagaggaaaaaagagctCTTCCCTTAAAGTAAGCACTAAGTGACAAGGAATGTTTGGGTGATTTcatcagaacaaaaaaaaaaaaatgtagttccACTTCATTCTTGGCGAGGCCCGACATATGTCACTGAAGTGACAGAGCCCGGTCCCCGcacacagaccagaccagggtgtccaaaaacaaaaactggcaTAGCGTCCATGTGCAGGAGTCACTCTTCAATTCTGAGCCAGCCTTTTTTATAGTCTATCAGTAGCTCTAGGTAGTACTTCCACTCTGGCTCACTGTCATACCGGACCTCAAATATAGTCTTTAAGGGGTTGGTGTGAGCCTCGTGGATGCGCAGCACCTCTCCTCTGTACCACACCTCTGATTTGTCGTCCTCCTCGTACAGATGGTGGATCGTCTTTCCCACCAGGTCCGGGTAGTAGAACCTCATGGCCCGGCGCGCCCTCTGGACGGCTGAGCGCAGgacccacctcctcctgtgttcGGCGCTGTGGCAGGCGGACAAATAGGGACAGTATTTAATCTTCAGGAGCGATTTTCTTTTGGCCGAGCTGCTAAGGGGTCTCAGAGCACGACAGAAGCTCCCCGTCCTCTGCCACCTGTCGGTCACTTTGGGCGTCCTCCTGTGAAGGTCCCCCTCGCCGCCGTCGGTTTGCGAGAGCGAGGGGTCGGCGAACGGCACCGAATCCGACACTGCTTGGTAACGAGACTTTTTCCGGTTGAGGCCCTCACTGAACATCCTCCTCAGTTTGAGGATCATGCCCGTGCAGCTCTTGGCTCTGACCTGAGGTTTGGCCGGAGCGAGAGGCTGCAGCCCGGGGGGCTCCTCGGATTCTGCGTCGCTGGGAGACAAAGACAGCTCGTCCAACGCCAAAGGACACGTCCACGAATTCTCCAAGGTTTTGCTTTGTGGACTGAGCGAACGGTCGGCTCCTCTGCCGTCCTCGGCCCCGCGGGGCTCTTGGGAACCCCAGCTTTTCTCTATAAATGTGCTCAGAACGCCTTCAACTATTGTGTTTTCTACGCCACCCGCCTCTTCTTCATCTGACAGGCCGCTGTCTAGAAACGTACGCCTCGAGCTGCTCCTCACTCTGCTCTTTGTTCTATTCGCGTCAAAATGCAATTGTGCTTCCTCGTCCTTCGGAAGTGTCTGTGGGTGTGATTCCGAGCAGGAGCCGGCAGAGGCTGCCGTGTCCCGGCTGTCAGACGCTTCAGAGCCTCCGTCTCGCTCTTTGTTTTCAGGAGCCATATCTAATCCTGCAACACAGGGGACACGGCCGTCAGGAGAGGTCAAAACATAGAGAGGGAATGTGCCGTGTGAATCAGGTTGGTGGAGAGATCATAGAATTTAGTGATTGAGGAAATATTAGATACAAGTGGTGAGCAAGTCAGGGAAAAAAAGGCCTGTTGCACTGTAATATGCAGGATAGTACAGCAGCCTTCCTCTTTTAGGTACATTACAAACCACTCCCAATGAAGGCTTATTTCCAGGTACTTTCCCCACAACCAATGGACCCAGCAGTTTCCTCAATGCTATCATGATTATGTCATCTTCTGTCTTGCGTGGTCATCTGCTGACTCCGCTGTGAAGTATCTGCACTTATTAGTGTGAATTTCCGTTTGGTGAGTAACAACCATTATACTGGTGTTGTCACATGAAAGTCATAAAACATACTACAGgatttatgttaaaaataaaaacgcaacTAACTGATGAACCTTGTTTCCCTACAGGTGATTCCTAAGAGGCGAGCTAACCCCACAACACCCCAACTGCAGGTTGACGGATAGACACTCACAGAGCCCTCATTCAGCAAACAGGAACAATAAGAAACTATCCTATTAATGTCAGCTGACACGTGGTGATTGGACAGCATGATCCTCCACCATGAAACACCCTTTCAGcggagacagaagaaaaggcTGTGGGAGTAAACACGGAGGCTGGGGCGAAGAGTCAGCTGCTACAGGAGATGCAACAGCGGGTGAGGCAGGAGAAACGCTCAGACGCCGAAATCAAGTGCTCCGAAATCATGTGGACTGATAACAACGTCAGCAGCGAGCGGAAATTCAATCAAGCCCAGTTCAGTAAGCAGATGCATGTGCTAGGAGGAATAATAGCCGTCGGAACACAAAGTGAAGTAAAAAGTCAGGTACTGGAGGGACGGGTCTTGGGAtgttctacaaaaaaaaaaaaagaaaaaaaaaagaaaaggcaacaaaatgttcaacaaatcccatgaaaagaccaaaaaaatcaaaaaagaaaaaaaaaaaagcatttcgtGTGCACCCAAAGCCTGATATAACCTGATTAACGGGATTGACAATATCCTTCATTATGATGAATATGTAGTTTTCCAGTCAAATGCACATCCTCCTTCCTGGAGTGGGGAAAAATGTGCATTAGCATGTAACGAAAAAAAAACCCCTGCTGTTTATTACCGTTTAGTTTTATAAACTACAGCTGTAGTATGTGGTCAAATGTCACTAGGTCCTTCTTCAAAACTAGATATTTCTTGCCCCTTTTTAAGATATAAGCCATCAGTGGGAACAAAGGAGTGAGTAGCCTTAGCCTTTCACCCTTAAACACACATGAAGATTAAATAGTAACACAATCCCAGGTCAATAAAGATTTAGtgccactctctccctctctctctggttaAAGAGCACATACGTGGATTTTTGTTGCACACCTCAGAACACAAACTTTCGTCCCTGgtacccccccctccaccttctCTTGAAAGGTCAGGAAGGTAACAAATTCACGAGggagtttttaatttttccacaaGCAGCCCGACTCTGTGTGCTTCCCTCCACCCACTAGCGACAGGTAATCATGCAGCTTCTTGTGAGTTCCTTATTTTAGTTTAGCAGACAGGttcttttgctttaaaaaaatcaggaaaacaaagcaaagaagTGGTGAGATCGAGGGTCAGcataaaagattaaatatacCTGGACTCTCTTTTGGACGTCAGGTGAGGTTGattctgtaaaaaataaatggattttatATTGAATAATTATTCTTTACTATGATGCAGAAGGGCCAGTAAGGCAGAAAACATGACCACCCCAAGAACTGCTTGAGGGCAATGCTACAGAAAATATAATGCTttggaataaaaatgttgaagaacCATCAAATCACACGGTGCACCCGAAGGGGATTTTCATGATCTGCAAACTAAGGCAAGAAGCACTGTTTGGTGGTCATGTTACTAAAATCACGTGGTCAAAGTATCAAACTAGGTGCTGGATCTTTAAAGGAAAACTGAGAAACTGAGACTCTGCTCAACTACCTGAAACAATATCatgaattaaaacacattttcaagcCTTCGGTTTACATGGGCATCTGTACACAAGGGCGATATCCATTCATTTCCTGCCACCTTCATGAACATGTGTTTACTTGCAGCACAGGTCAAATAAGGTGCCCAGTAATGCCTCAGGAGGGGTGATTAGCACACCTGTCAACAACACCTGTCATTTGGAAAGTCTGGCATGGAAGTGCCAATAGGTCAAACTACAGTATGCAATTCCAGATGTGGAAGAAGAACTAAAAGGCTTTGTAACCAACATTACATCACTgcaattccccttttactagaaaaaaaaaccaaacactttCTGTTTTAAACACACTACTGTGCTTTTAGTACGTCTGAAGTGAACACATACTCACCCAGATGCTGACAGACGCAGGTGTAATACAAAAGGTTGACCACGTCCACGTAGATGTCCGGCAGGTGTTTGAGGGACATCAGCCTCCTGAGCTTGGAGGAGAAGGCTCGTTTGTGGAGCTGGATGAGGATCTTCTCCTCGGACAGCGTCGTGGGCCGCAGCTCCACTTTGTGCTCCTGCAGGACCTGGTCGATGAAGCTGCCCTGGACCATCGGGAACAGCAGCTCCTTTATCACGAGCATAGGTAGAAACACGGCTCCCGCCCGCATGACATGGGGAAAAGGACAGCGCTCCTGGGTGGTGTACTCTCTCAACCTCTCGAGGACCTTGTTGAGGGCCGACTTAATCTCCTCATTGAGCCACGTCTCTCTGACTTTTACCCCCAGCATGCAGGACACTTTCTGGACTTTGGATGACGAGGACGCAGGTTCAATAATTTTCAGCTGAGACAACCACTTTTTGAGGCCCTGCTCTGAAGAGGCTGACACAGATTTGGATATTAGCTTGCAGAACGACTGGTGCAGCTCAATGAAGTGCTTGCGAACTGGCAGCTGGATCTCTTGCTTTGGTACGGATTCGGCCACCGGCTGTGCGGGTGGCTCCTCAGGGGGTGCAGCAGAACCGCAACGTTTGATAACGGGGATAATTATTTTGTAGGTTGAAAGTTTAAGAGACTGGGGAGGAATGTTTCTGAAACTATGTTTGTTCTCTGCTTGTAGCTGAGATGGAGTACTCGATTCGGGTTGaatggtgtctgtgtgttggtGCGGCGTACTCGTGTCATCCTGAGACGGTTTAGACTCTTCAGAAGTGTCCGTTTCACCCGTTACCGGGGACTTACTTTCAGATTCAACAGATTCACGCTTCTCTGTCAACGACGTGGGCTCGCTGTCCGGTGGAACCGTCGCATCAAGCTCTTTTTTGAGTGTCACTATGCTGCAGTCATTTTGGCTAACCCGAGCCTCCACAGAGTTGTTGATATCTGATGGATCTACTTTCTCCACCTTAATATGTTTAGGTCCAGTGACGTCTACAACAGTCTTATCTGTCTGGCCGTCTGATGGACTGATTTCTTTGGAAACTAGACAGACCGCAGGCTGCTGGTCACATCGGTCTGACCTCTTCTCCTTGCCGTCTGGCCTGGCTTTGACGTCATGCTGCACAGAAGACTGGACGGCTCTGTGAGGGATTCTGCCTGGAAATAACACTCCAGAGGCCTGCAGGTATGCTTGGTATGGTGCCAGGCTGAAGACCGTGTCAATAACTGGCATAGGAGGGGAGTAATTTTTAATTCCTACTTTGACATTCTCCTTTTCCAGCCGCTGTTGTTTTTTAGCGGGCTCCACTTCATATAAATCCATATCCTCCTTTTTTACTTTGACAGGTGGAGATGAGTGAGAAACGCTTCTTTTCAGGGACTCTTTCTGAACAGGGGTTCCAAAGCTTGACACAGAGCCACCGTGTTTACTTTCTGTTGCGACAGCCGGGGAATAAAGAATTTTTCTGAGATTAGGTGCAGCTGCATGGATTCGATCTGAAATGCGATTGGGGGACTGGGGCGGCCATGCTGCCGGGGAAACAGGAATGCTTTTTGGCTGTTTCGGGCAAGTCACTTGGGCTTCGCGGGAGGAATAGTCCAGGATTCTGTCCATGCTCAAGCCAGCTGGTGGAATGACAGGGGGGTCTGCGTGCAGGTTGGCGAGTGGAGGAAAAAATCTGCTAATTTGTATGTTGGATGGTGAGACGCCAGGTTGGCTCAGGCGTCTGCTAGGGCTGGCGTGGTCCACACGCAGATACGGCGAGGAACTATGTGGCTGATCAACATGGAGGCCGGGGTTAGGTTTGTCCTTAGAAGCCATGGGGTGACTCACATGTTGTCTGGATTGCGAAACATTTACGTGACCAGAGTGATAACTAGACGGTGAATGTTGCCTTTTTAGAGGGGCTCTTATTTGGcttgcatttaaattaaatcttggAACCGAATAGTATTGATAGTCAAAGCCCTGCAGAAAGGAATGATTTGGCAACATTTCACCGCTAGGCAAAGGAATTTCAGCATGAAGCGGATGAGGCACTATGTAATGCTCCCGAGGATTTGAGATTGCATGTTTATGGATAACAGgcacatcttctctctgcttacAGCCACTATCTTTACACCGTGTCCTGTTTTCTACCTCCACATTTGCCTGAGGGTAGTAAAACACTGGGTGCTGCGCTAGCTGGCCATATTTGGACATGGGAGAATGTTCCTGATAAACCTCTGAGGTCATATGCTCATATGTTGGATGGGAGGGGTATAGGCTGGGGTAGCCTCTGGGGGATGTCTGTAAAGGCTGGCCGTGCTCACTTAAAGAGCCAAACAGTGCGCGAGTCGGTGTGCAGGGGTAGCGGCTGTAGTTTGGCTCAATCATACCAGGCAGAGTCCTTGCCCTACCTGGGCTGTACGCCTCCACAGCCATCCTCTTCAGTCGGTCTGCACTTGGCTCAAACTGTAAGCCTCTCTGTTGCCGCAGTGCATCCTCTGCCTTCCTCTGAATAGGCAGCCTTTCGGTGTACTGACCATCAGTCTGCATCCAATCGTGCTCATACACAGTGTTCGGTATCCTGGGAGAGCCATGTTCCAGGCTGTATCTGTGTCCCGTCAGGCAACCCAGTTCACTACAGCAGGGGTTACGTCCATACACCGGCTTAGGAATCGCCAGGTAAACCGACTTTTCCGAATGGGTAGACGAATTCTGACCTCCAGTTTTTTTGACCGCTGCTGATGCGGAGGCCGACGGACTTCTGTTCTCAGGACTTTTTGTGTATAGCACAAAGCCCTGTTTTAGCGGCGTGTGGCGCTTGGCCGAAGAATGGGAATGGCCCTCTTCTGAAAAACTGCCGTCCTGCCTGTGAATTGTGTGGTTTTTCCCTTCCACAGCAGAGACGCGATTCATAGGACTCGCGCTACCCAGCACAGACGTCTCCGGCCTGGTCCAAACAGGGGTGAACGCTGCCCGCTCTCTTCCTCTGGGGTCGTAAGTAAAGCAGGCTCCGTTGTACCGCAGCGTCTCCTTACCCAGGAAGTCAGGCGTGCTTTGTGGTTTGGACAGTCCCGCAGGTGACATCGTCCCATCGAATAGTGGCATCTTGCTTCGGAACGCTGGGTCGGCGAGGGTCTGCATCGAGTCACTGCTCATCATATCATAACTTTTGATGGTTCACCGATGTAGCTCCAAAACCtatgaacacaaaaacaattaggacacatcatgagacACTTAAAGAGGCATTGGTTTGATTATCTTGACTAAACTCCCTCCTCAGACACTTGATACGACAGcagggcaaaaataaataaagtataataaataaagtaataaataaagatagCCTCACAAATGATGACTCTAAAAGCTTATCACACACATTATCAGCCCTTATCAGCTAATGCTCATGAATgttgaacaaaacaaatggtAAAGAAGGTATTGTCAGAGGGCTATGCGAAGGGGAATTTATGCAAAGAATCCCAGTGAACTacaaacacttaaaacaaacacatttttctgcaggcagacagtgagacagacaACATGTTGCAATAAACAACAATAGTTCTTCTTTTACAATCTCCGGCCCTATTTGTTTTCAGAGGTGACGTAATAGCCACATATGACTGAGAACAGTCTTCCCTGAAGTAATGAGTCAGTACAAAAATGAGAAATCGCAATGTGACAAATGAGATATTGCAATTCGTTTGTGCCGTATTCGACGGATTGTGGTTTTCGGGCGCCCTCACATCTAAACCATTTGGCATCGCCTCTGTCAGCAAACGGCAGACGAAGTGGACACAGAGTTTCTATTCTGCATTTCTTAATGCGAACCTGCAGTTGTACCACAGTTCCCTTTTCACATACTTTTTCACTGTTTGGGGCATTTGCAGCTTCTTCtgagtcaaaaaaaacacacaaaaaaaaaaaaaaaaaaaaaacagcagaagcagAATCAGCAGAGTATTTTAAAGAACTGgctaaaaatgtcttttttgtgtgtaaccAGCTGCCCACGAGCAAAGACGACACCCagttaaatattataaatgacgAGAAACAACGTTAAAGTTGATCATTTGATCAgcttcaagattcaagattatttattgtcatttttcactgtgtaCCTGCACGCAGAAGTGTTGTTTCTCGTCAGTGGTGTGTAgctaaaggggggggggggtttcttGGATGCCTTTCAGCTGATGCTTGCGTACCTTCTCCCTGAGGGCAGTAGGGACAAGATGTGACGGGAGGGACGATGTGAGTCTCTAATGATGAAGATGGCTTTATGGATGCAGCGCTGCTCGTATATTTCCAACAAACAGGGATCAGCGCTGATGATCTTGCAAGTCTATACACTTACAAGACACTGCTATGCAACATGTGCCTCTTTGACCCATTGCTGGTCTGCACCtcaggcaggcagacaggatGGCtggctgcctgcctgcctccctTTGTCAAACAATGCTGCAAGTGTTTTGTGACAGTGACCATAACGGTCATGTAAAGCACTAGGGGAAAACGGACTAGACGTCATACTCCGTTCCCTTGAGAAGTGTGATCACGCAGTCTGAAATGTCATgctgttaaatttaaaatatgcaacacTGTGGTtaagaaacgcaaaaaaaaagaaaaaaatggaagatGTTTTTAAGAGATTGGCCCCGGCCCCGGAGATCCACAAATAATCCACTGCTCTGCCTCTGACAAAAAGGATACACGTCGAAGCTGCATTAGACATCTGGCgtgtttaaaaaatgataaaCGAACAGCCCGCGTAAGAGACGGAAAACCCAGATACCCGCACATGTGAGAGCTGGGACGTTCGGCTTGGGGGAAAAGActaaaaaagactaaaaaaaaaaaaaatacccgcTCCCCTTGAATTTACCCCTTTCATGGTAATGTTTACGCCCGCTCAACCCATGAACCTGGCATTTCCAATGGGCCCTTGAAAGCAGCACCATGCAACAGCTGGAGCAGAACACAACTTCATGGTGGACctagataaaatgaaaaaatatctaTTTTGATATTGATCTCCTGTCCACATTACTCCATCTAAACCTGCCGCCTCTCGTCAGTGTGCAAAATTATAGCATATGCcagtatatttttaaacagtCTGTATCCAGTCTGGTGAACCCAGGTATCAAACTGTACAAACTGTAACAGAATGAAATGAGAATAATGTCTGAGATGCATCTGCAGGCTGCGCGGGTGGGGGGGGCAAAGAACTGATCCTCAACTGTAACCTGACACATGGCGTTATTAAGTGCTCATCCAGGTTCATGACAGCCAGTACACAGCCCTGCAGTGCAAACAGATGTTATCAGCTCCTCATCCTGTTGACACCTTTCAGGCAAGTGGTACCTACAGAGCTATGCTTTATCTGCGTACAGCGAGGAGACATGCGGTTTGTGTACAAGAGGAAACTGCGCAGAGGTGTTTTCAACGGACTGAAAGCCACACTCTTGTCAAGTTGGTGTGGGtgctcgcgtgtgtgtgtcctcccACTCCCGTGATGTATAGGGCAAGGTTGATGGAGAGCGTGACTTCCGAAACTCAAACCGTCTCAGAGCTCCAAACCACGCGAGAAAAGTGTCAACACGCTAAAGATTCACTTCACTCCGGCGAGTCTGATAATCATTAACGATATGTTCGTTAACCAATTAGTCTGACAGGTCAAGGGATGTGGGGAGAATATGTCACCATGTTAAAATGacatatgtattatatatatacacataaacaaaatgaatatgcatacatataaaatacatttcgATTTCCGCCTACTTTTTATTCCGCCAATAAAAACGACTCACGTCCACACATAAAAAcggaactttaaaaaaaaagaaaaaaaaaaaaaaggttcacagCCTTCACAGCCTCTCTGGACATCGGAGCAGACAGTAATGCGCATATATTTGCTTCCCGGGAGGAACATGGAAACTGTCAATACTTGATATCCTGTCTGCACGAACGGCCAAAAATAGTAGGATGGAAATCTAACAATTTACGCGTTCCCATAACGCGCCCCACGCAGGTTGCGAAAGCGTTAGTCAAAAACCACAGCAGAAAACTAAAACCGCACTGTGGCAAAGTACAATAACGAGTATTCAAGCCTTCAACAAAAACTGAGGATGCAGGAGGACGGCGGCTGTGTGGAATGCTTTCACATTATCTGTTGAGCTCCAAGAGGACACTCGGataaactactaaaaaaaataataataataataataaaaaaacttttcattgactttatttatttctacattcTGCACAACAATCTGCTGTCAATGAGCGACACTGAGAGGTGGATAAGTTTGCTTACCTCGCCGCTGGGACAAATGAATCCACAGCGTCTCCATGAAAGACAACTTCAGAGGCTGGAATCTGTCCACCCGGATGCGCCGCGATCGGCACCAAACGGAACGAAGCGAGTGCCCCGGGCAAAAGGTCGGCGTGCGTCTGGCCAGGGCTCCACGAGGCTTTTGGAGAAGTTAACAAACcgaagaaaagacaaaagcgaggaggaggatggtcTTTGATCAATAGGCGGAGTCACGCCCTGCGTCTATTCACGGCTCATTTTCTACACATGTGATGTTTTCCTGCTGGTGACTTTCTcgccttctcttctttttcttctttcttttaaatttaattatttttattcttgcgTGGCTTGTATCACAACGGCAACttctgccgccgccgccacctaAATTGAACTCAAGAGTCACGTTTGTTTCCACTGTCAGATAACGCAAGTGTGCGCTATTGATTTTTTCTCGGGTTCACGCCTCCCTCCGTTTCCCAAATCCGAGTTTCCTTACACCTATCTGACAGTCTTTCGCGGAATTGAAGCGCTCgtcatcaaagaaaaaaaaaagaagaaggagaagaagaggaagctcGGATATATTTCACTGCGTGAACAGCAACATAAGAAATCgagttaaaacatttaacattttttctttttaaaaatcccaccacttcctctcctcttcgTGTCGCCAACAGTTTTGGCCAAGGTTTATATAATCcgatgattttttatttttttttacaatcaagTGAACTACGGCCCGCATTCCTGGCTCGTGGCTTCCTTCCGCGCAGGTTTGGCTCGAGCGTGGGGAGGAAAAGTTGTATTGATATGGAACAAGAAAATTTGGCACAAGAGTGTGTTTTAATGGCTGGTGACAGATGAGCTGTGGGGTGAAGCAACGGCTCCAATGAGGTGCAGAGAAAACGAAagatattctctctctctctctctctttttttaacgAGGACTCAACTTGCCGTATGTAAATAGattacacagacaaaaacatggcTCTGGATTTTATCACAGCGTTGCCGTTTGTTGACCTCGCCATAGTAGTTAATGATTGACTACAGTTAACCAAAGTTAAAATCAGGTCAGTTATTACCTAAGGCTGACCGTTTCCTCTTGTCTTTTATCGTGCCCCATATTTTACCTTACAATCACTTTGCTCACTCGGCATTAGTGCCAGTAGGGTAGTAATAATAGCAGCGCGTCATTCTGCTGCTCGGTGCTTTGGAAACTAATCGCATCCACTGAACCCGAATTCTTCCACTCTCGCTCGATTTATGCTGTGAATGAGTTAATTTCTCGCTGCACTTGCATCATACCTGTCCCCCTTCACCCGTGAGCCGCAGTCTAATTTACGTGTCCCTTGGGCCTGTCACAGTTTGGTCTAGACAAGTATGGATGGCTTCTATCACTCCCGGGGACCCGGCGCGGGTAAAGAGATGCTCACCAGGAGGTTTGACCGGGGGAAGGAGGCAGGGATGTTTTTGTGCCCCCACGGAGCGCTCTCGACATTCGCGCTCCCCCATTTCCAGTTACCATGGCATCACAGCTCCAGGCTAACCAACACAAGGCATCAAGGGGCAAAACAGGCACCTTCAAacacacaagataaaaaaaaacaaaataaaggatGCATTAAAACATACATTACTGCACTCAGTTGTGAGACTCACAAAGTGGCTTTGTTATAATGGAGGCCCCGTCTGTGAATGATTACACAGAGAATGATTGGCCTGGTTCTAGATTTCGTTCCAAGTCGTCTGCTGTCTCTTTATCACCTGATAACTGTATATATAGCTGCAGCAGTCATGCATaggtaatgtttttttttttttccctctgtgaaCCTCATTCTGTTAAATATAG is part of the Mugil cephalus isolate CIBA_MC_2020 chromosome 10, CIBA_Mcephalus_1.1, whole genome shotgun sequence genome and encodes:
- the c10h15orf39 gene encoding uncharacterized protein C15orf39 homolog, encoding MMSSDSMQTLADPAFRSKMPLFDGTMSPAGLSKPQSTPDFLGKETLRYNGACFTYDPRGRERAAFTPVWTRPETSVLGSASPMNRVSAVEGKNHTIHRQDGSFSEEGHSHSSAKRHTPLKQGFVLYTKSPENRSPSASASAAVKKTGGQNSSTHSEKSVYLAIPKPVYGRNPCCSELGCLTGHRYSLEHGSPRIPNTVYEHDWMQTDGQYTERLPIQRKAEDALRQQRGLQFEPSADRLKRMAVEAYSPGRARTLPGMIEPNYSRYPCTPTRALFGSLSEHGQPLQTSPRGYPSLYPSHPTYEHMTSEVYQEHSPMSKYGQLAQHPVFYYPQANVEVENRTRCKDSGCKQREDVPVIHKHAISNPREHYIVPHPLHAEIPLPSGEMLPNHSFLQGFDYQYYSVPRFNLNASQIRAPLKRQHSPSSYHSGHVNVSQSRQHVSHPMASKDKPNPGLHVDQPHSSSPYLRVDHASPSRRLSQPGVSPSNIQISRFFPPLANLHADPPVIPPAGLSMDRILDYSSREAQVTCPKQPKSIPVSPAAWPPQSPNRISDRIHAAAPNLRKILYSPAVATESKHGGSVSSFGTPVQKESLKRSVSHSSPPVKVKKEDMDLYEVEPAKKQQRLEKENVKVGIKNYSPPMPVIDTVFSLAPYQAYLQASGVLFPGRIPHRAVQSSVQHDVKARPDGKEKRSDRCDQQPAVCLVSKEISPSDGQTDKTVVDVTGPKHIKVEKVDPSDINNSVEARVSQNDCSIVTLKKELDATVPPDSEPTSLTEKRESVESESKSPVTGETDTSEESKPSQDDTSTPHQHTDTIQPESSTPSQLQAENKHSFRNIPPQSLKLSTYKIIIPVIKRCGSAAPPEEPPAQPVAESVPKQEIQLPVRKHFIELHQSFCKLISKSVSASSEQGLKKWLSQLKIIEPASSSSKVQKVSCMLGVKVRETWLNEEIKSALNKVLERLREYTTQERCPFPHVMRAGAVFLPMLVIKELLFPMVQGSFIDQVLQEHKVELRPTTLSEEKILIQLHKRAFSSKLRRLMSLKHLPDIYVDVVNLLYYTCVCQHLGLDMAPENKERDGGSEASDSRDTAASAGSCSESHPQTLPKDEEAQLHFDANRTKSRVRSSSRRTFLDSGLSDEEEAGGVENTIVEGVLSTFIEKSWGSQEPRGAEDGRGADRSLSPQSKTLENSWTCPLALDELSLSPSDAESEEPPGLQPLAPAKPQVRAKSCTGMILKLRRMFSEGLNRKKSRYQAVSDSVPFADPSLSQTDGGEGDLHRRTPKVTDRWQRTGSFCRALRPLSSSAKRKSLLKIKYCPYLSACHSAEHRRRWVLRSAVQRARRAMRFYYPDLVGKTIHHLYEEDDKSEVWYRGEVLRIHEAHTNPLKTIFEVRYDSEPEWKYYLELLIDYKKGWLRIEE